One stretch of Cygnus olor isolate bCygOlo1 chromosome 1, bCygOlo1.pri.v2, whole genome shotgun sequence DNA includes these proteins:
- the TSPAN19 gene encoding tetraspanin-19, whose product MHISKEETYHYEIVLSKLQFKTENRRIETRNKVLAWKYYLNVFNGIFLALGIMLLTFGLWLLFDRNNLFSVLFSSGENQPVSCISFILLGAGSLITFTSAMGFLGSVQEIKSLLVTYMCFQVMVFVTQITIPVLVFLKKEVVHHQWNNRIDEVISEYGNKSLVEKELEWNILNAVQHNMECCGRYDVTQWEKNKNKESSTQIPCSCTKSSLKEWFCDVPRNSTYSMGCEEYLDTWFENNVLILTGINISLLITQIFMIKLTMQLLRNIRKNNIWPDE is encoded by the exons CTacaattcaaaacagaaaacagaagaattgaaacaagaaataaagtatTAGCATGGAAATATTACTTAAATGTCTTCAATGGAATTTTCttg gctcTGGGTATTATGCTTTTGACATTTGGCTTGTGGCTTTTATTTGACAGAAACAATTTATTCAGTGTGTTGT TTTCTTCAGGTGAGAACCAACCAGTgtcatgtatttcttttatattactTGGAGCTGGATCTCTTATTACTTTTACATCAGCCATGGGAttccttggaagtgttcaggAAATCAAAAGTCTACTAGTTACA tatATGTGTTTTCAAGTCATGGTATTTGTCACCCAGATCACAATACCAGTGCTggtatttctgaagaaagaagtg GTCCATCATCAGTGGAACAACAGAATTGATGAAGTTATTTCTGAATATGGGAATAAGAGTCTGGTTGAGAAGGAACTCGAGTGGAACATTCTGAATGCTGTGCAGCACaat ATGGAATGCTGTGGAAGATATGATGTCACACAgtgggaaaagaataaaaacaaggaaagtaGTACTCAGATCCCATGTTCATGCACCAAGTCTAGTCTGAAGGAATGGTTTTGCGATGTCCCAAGGAATTCAACATACAGTATG GGATGTGAAGAATATTTAGACACATGgtttgaaaataatgttttgatcTTAACTGGAATTAATATCAGCCTGCTAATTACACAg aTATTTATGATCAAGCTAACCATGCAGTTATTaagaaacatcagaaagaaTAATATTTGGCCAGATGAATGA